CGAATATTGGCCGCAGATTGAAGGAGTCAGGGAAAAGTATTTAGACGAGGAACAGAAAATTGTGCATGGGATACTCCTCGACGGTATTTCAAGGGGGGAGTTGGAAATTGCAGACCCAGAACTTACTGCCTATGTTATTGTTATAGCTATAAAAGGGCTCGAATCTACCTGGATGATTAAAACAAGTCCGATAGAACTTGAAGAAGGAATAGAACTTCTTCTCGATATTTTATTCAAGGGAATATTAAGAAAATAATTTTTTTACTCTGATATGACGATAAAACAGATTTCGTCTAAAAAGAAAAGGATGCCCAAATGAAGAAATTCGCAAACTTTATTATCAGATTCCGGCTTCCCATACTTGTCGGGATTGTACTCTTGACAATCTTCTTTGCATATGAATTGACCAAGGTAAAAATAGACAGCGACATCCTAAACTACCTGCCGCAGGACGATCCTGTGGTCATACTCTTTCGGGAAATCGGTGAAAAATTCGGTGGAAACTCTCTGGCCATCATTGCTCTGGAAACTCAAGATGTGTTTAATCCTGCTACTTTAGCCAGAATCGATACTGTTACCTCAAGATTTCAGGCACTTCCCGAAATCAGCCAGGTGCTAAGCCTTACTGATATTCTCGATATTAAGAAAATTCCCGATGGTATTGAAGTTGGCAAACTTATCTCCAGCGGGCGCATTCCTCAAAACCCGGAAGAACTTCAAAAGTTGAGGGAGTATGCTCTTTCAAAGGAAATGTATCGTGATAATCTTGTCTCCTCAAACGGGCACATAGCCTTGATTATTGCCAGAGTTAGGGAGGATGCGGATAAGGGCAAGATAGCTAAGCAGATGAAAGAAATCGTACAAACTACTAAAGGGGATGAAAAAATATATTACGCTGGAATTCCTTTCCAGATGGTATTCCTTACAGATATTATCACCGGAGATCTCGGCAAACTTATTCCTCTTGTTTCACTGCTGGTAATATTAGTGCTCTATTTAAGTTTTGGCAGTATTCGAGGTGTAATCCTTCCATTGGCAACAGTGCTAATTAGCGCTATCTGGGTATTAGGTATAATGACTTGGGTGAAGATTGACCTCACGATAGCATCAGCCTCGATACCAGTACTACTAATAGCAATCGGCAGCGCTTATGGCATTCACCTGATTAGCAGATACAAAGAAGATGCGGCAACTCAATATGAAGAACTAAAATTGGATAGTATCCAGCGCTCCATAGCAAATATGGCACCTCCCATTATAATGGCCGCGGTTACTACCTTAATAGGTTTTTTAGCTTTCCTTTTTTCTTATTTAACCATGATTAAAGAATTCGGTGTGTTTGCCTCCTTAGGGATATTCTTTGCTATGGTGTTATCGTTGATATTTATACCGATTGTGCTTTCATATCTGTCTCCCTGGAAGCCTCGTTTGAATGCTAAAAAGCAACATGCTGCCTGGGTTACCAAATTTATGGATTTAATTGCTGACAAAATATTAGCATATAATAAGCTAATTCTTCTGAGTGGTGTTTTGGTGATAATAGCCGCTATAGTTCTTATCCCCCGATTGCATCGGGAAGTAAATATGGTAGAGTACTTTAAGCACGACAGCGAGATTCGCCAGGCAGAAGATATGATGGAGAGAGATTTCGGCGGCTCTATACCGGTGCAAATCTTAGTTCAAGGAGATATTAAGGATCCCCTGGTACTGAAACAGATGTACTCTTTTGAGAAATATCTGCGCACCCTTCCCTATATCAACGATCCTCAATCTGTGGCTGATCTGATCATTGAGCTAAATGAGCAAATGAATGATCAATATGGAATCCCGGATACCCGCGAAGGTATTGCTAATCTCTGGGTTTTTATTGATGGTAATAAAGTCATGGAGCAATTAGTTGCTGATAATAATACTCTTGCTCAAATCCAGGCTAAGATTGGAACGGTCAGCTCAACCCAAGTCATAGAGGTTGTGGACAGCATCAATCAGTATCTTGATATGAATGTTCCCCAAAAACTATTCAGATTGAATCTTGCAGCTTTACCTGATTCTATTCGAGTAAAAATACTAGATCATCAATTGTCCCAGGCAACCCAAATGATTTTATTTGATGCTGAGTATCAAGGGGTAAGCCAATTGGACTCAAATTTAGTTTTATCTGTATTAAGAACAGTCGATTCTCCTACAGTTCAACATCTTGACCTCCAAGAAATTGATACCATCAATCAGATTCTCACCGCTTATTTTCAGAGTGACGCGGCTGATATTATCATTGATGATAATTCAGTAATCCGGAGGGTGGTCTCAGGATTGTCGCCTCTCTTCACAGAATCTATTCCAACAGAGGATCAGATTATATCTATATTGCGTCAAAAGGTTCCATCACAAATGTATATTGATGACCCGGAAGCTATTGAATACGCAGCAATTGCCTTAAGGGGAATTATCGCCGAAGGTCGCTGTCGGATTATTGTCGATGATTTGGCAAATAAAATAACAGAGCTTACACCAGGTATTTCATTAACGGAATTACCCGATTTTCGCAAAGATATTCAGGGAAACATCTGGACGCTTGTAGAGCATAATACAGGTTTACAATCGAGCCAGATGCAGTTAGCGGGGCTTTCCGAGTCCTCGATTGATGATCAAGTGGAATTTACAACAAATCAAACAGGCATGCCTATTATTTTTAAAAACCTCGACTCAAACATCTTAAAAAGCCAGATTTTCAGCCTGTTGGCGGCAATGACATTTGTTTTCCTGCTTCTTACTATCCGTTTTCGCTCTTTTATCGGAGGTTTGATTTCTCTTGTTCCCATCACAGCAACTATTTTATGTAATTTTATCCTTATGGCAATTCTAAATATTCCCCTTGATACAGTCAGCGTAATGATAGGAAGTGTAGCTATAGGAATTGGGGTAGATTATACTATTCATTTCCTGACTCGATTCCAGAAAGAGTTCCAGGGCGGAAAATCAGAACAAGAAGCCCTTCGCGTAACTTTGGAAACTACCGGTAAGGCTATTCTTATTAATGCATTTTCAGTTATGATGGGATTTTTAGTTTTGATTTTTGGCAATATCGTTCCTATGCAGAGGTTTGGTTATCTGTTAGCATTTACAATGATTACCAGCGCTCTTGG
Above is a genomic segment from Candidatus Zixiibacteriota bacterium containing:
- a CDS encoding MMPL family transporter, producing the protein MKKFANFIIRFRLPILVGIVLLTIFFAYELTKVKIDSDILNYLPQDDPVVILFREIGEKFGGNSLAIIALETQDVFNPATLARIDTVTSRFQALPEISQVLSLTDILDIKKIPDGIEVGKLISSGRIPQNPEELQKLREYALSKEMYRDNLVSSNGHIALIIARVREDADKGKIAKQMKEIVQTTKGDEKIYYAGIPFQMVFLTDIITGDLGKLIPLVSLLVILVLYLSFGSIRGVILPLATVLISAIWVLGIMTWVKIDLTIASASIPVLLIAIGSAYGIHLISRYKEDAATQYEELKLDSIQRSIANMAPPIIMAAVTTLIGFLAFLFSYLTMIKEFGVFASLGIFFAMVLSLIFIPIVLSYLSPWKPRLNAKKQHAAWVTKFMDLIADKILAYNKLILLSGVLVIIAAIVLIPRLHREVNMVEYFKHDSEIRQAEDMMERDFGGSIPVQILVQGDIKDPLVLKQMYSFEKYLRTLPYINDPQSVADLIIELNEQMNDQYGIPDTREGIANLWVFIDGNKVMEQLVADNNTLAQIQAKIGTVSSTQVIEVVDSINQYLDMNVPQKLFRLNLAALPDSIRVKILDHQLSQATQMILFDAEYQGVSQLDSNLVLSVLRTVDSPTVQHLDLQEIDTINQILTAYFQSDAADIIIDDNSVIRRVVSGLSPLFTESIPTEDQIISILRQKVPSQMYIDDPEAIEYAAIALRGIIAEGRCRIIVDDLANKITELTPGISLTELPDFRKDIQGNIWTLVEHNTGLQSSQMQLAGLSESSIDDQVEFTTNQTGMPIIFKNLDSNILKSQIFSLLAAMTFVFLLLTIRFRSFIGGLISLVPITATILCNFILMAILNIPLDTVSVMIGSVAIGIGVDYTIHFLTRFQKEFQGGKSEQEALRVTLETTGKAILINAFSVMMGFLVLIFGNIVPMQRFGYLLAFTMITSALGAITLLPALILVTKARFIGEFDSTIHNISHRINDIKSYANMKKNLVKNQPEGK